One genomic window of Cydia pomonella isolate Wapato2018A chromosome 6, ilCydPomo1, whole genome shotgun sequence includes the following:
- the LOC133518781 gene encoding ras-related protein Rab-32 isoform X7 codes for MPFSHASPSAERREHLYKILVIGELGTGKTSIIKRYVHQFFSQHYRATIGVDFALKVLNWDANTVIRLQLWDIAGQERFGNMTRVYYKEAVGAFIVFDVSRVATFDAVVKWKNDLDTKVQLPDGSPIPCILLANKCDQQKEGIVNSPAKMDEYCRERGFAGWFETSAKENINIEEAARSLVNKILLNDKLLQSSDAKDGDKFALDHKIANGENSRDGGGKSCAC; via the exons TCCCACGCCTCACCCAGCGCGGAGCGACGCGAGCATCTATACAAGATCCTAGTCATCGGAGAGCTAGGCACAGGGAAGACATCCATCATCAAACGATACGTCCATCAATTCTTTAGTCAACACTACCGTGCTACCATTGGAGTTGACTTCGCGTTAAAAGTCCTGAATTGGGACGCTAATACAGTCATAAGGCTACAGCTATGGGATATTGCAG GGCAGGAACGTTTCGGCAACATGACGAGAGTGTACTACAAGGAGGCGGTCGGCGCGTTCATAGTGTTCGATGTATCGCGGGTGGCGACCTTTGACGCGGTTGTCAAGTGGAAGAACGACCTGGACACCAAGGTGCAGCTGCCGGATGGGTCGCCCATACCTTGTATATTGCTGGCGAATAAG tgCGACCAGCAGAAAGAAGGCATCGTGAACTCTCCTGCAAAGATGGACGAGTACTGTCGCGAACGTGGCTTTGCGGGCTGGTTCGAGACATCAGCTAAGGAAAACATTAACATCGAGGAGGCGGCAAGGTCGCTAGTCAACAAG ATCCTTCTCAACGACAAACTCCTCCAAAGCAGCGACGCCAAGGACGGCGACAAGTTCGCGCTGGACCACAAGATCGCAAACGGCGAGAACAGCCGCGACGGCGGCGGCAAGTCCTGCGCGTGCTGA
- the LOC133518781 gene encoding ras-related protein Rab-32 isoform X6, protein MAPKPNRTGSHASPSAERREHLYKILVIGELGTGKTSIIKRYVHQFFSQHYRATIGVDFALKVLNWDANTVIRLQLWDIAGQERFGNMTRVYYKEAVGAFIVFDVSRVATFDAVVKWKNDLDTKVQLPDGSPIPCILLANKCDQQKEGIVNSPAKMDEYCRERGFAGWFETSAKENINIEEAARSLVNKILLNDKLLQSSDAKDGDKFALDHKIANGENSRDGGGKSCAC, encoded by the exons ATGGCGCCAAAACCTAATAGGACCGGT TCCCACGCCTCACCCAGCGCGGAGCGACGCGAGCATCTATACAAGATCCTAGTCATCGGAGAGCTAGGCACAGGGAAGACATCCATCATCAAACGATACGTCCATCAATTCTTTAGTCAACACTACCGTGCTACCATTGGAGTTGACTTCGCGTTAAAAGTCCTGAATTGGGACGCTAATACAGTCATAAGGCTACAGCTATGGGATATTGCAG GGCAGGAACGTTTCGGCAACATGACGAGAGTGTACTACAAGGAGGCGGTCGGCGCGTTCATAGTGTTCGATGTATCGCGGGTGGCGACCTTTGACGCGGTTGTCAAGTGGAAGAACGACCTGGACACCAAGGTGCAGCTGCCGGATGGGTCGCCCATACCTTGTATATTGCTGGCGAATAAG tgCGACCAGCAGAAAGAAGGCATCGTGAACTCTCCTGCAAAGATGGACGAGTACTGTCGCGAACGTGGCTTTGCGGGCTGGTTCGAGACATCAGCTAAGGAAAACATTAACATCGAGGAGGCGGCAAGGTCGCTAGTCAACAAG ATCCTTCTCAACGACAAACTCCTCCAAAGCAGCGACGCCAAGGACGGCGACAAGTTCGCGCTGGACCACAAGATCGCAAACGGCGAGAACAGCCGCGACGGCGGCGGCAAGTCCTGCGCGTGCTGA
- the LOC133518781 gene encoding ras-related protein Rab-32 isoform X5, which yields MCTLYSVVMLAEDALEVEISGRMSSHASPSAERREHLYKILVIGELGTGKTSIIKRYVHQFFSQHYRATIGVDFALKVLNWDANTVIRLQLWDIAGQERFGNMTRVYYKEAVGAFIVFDVSRVATFDAVVKWKNDLDTKVQLPDGSPIPCILLANKCDQQKEGIVNSPAKMDEYCRERGFAGWFETSAKENINIEEAARSLVNKILLNDKLLQSSDAKDGDKFALDHKIANGENSRDGGGKSCAC from the exons TCCCACGCCTCACCCAGCGCGGAGCGACGCGAGCATCTATACAAGATCCTAGTCATCGGAGAGCTAGGCACAGGGAAGACATCCATCATCAAACGATACGTCCATCAATTCTTTAGTCAACACTACCGTGCTACCATTGGAGTTGACTTCGCGTTAAAAGTCCTGAATTGGGACGCTAATACAGTCATAAGGCTACAGCTATGGGATATTGCAG GGCAGGAACGTTTCGGCAACATGACGAGAGTGTACTACAAGGAGGCGGTCGGCGCGTTCATAGTGTTCGATGTATCGCGGGTGGCGACCTTTGACGCGGTTGTCAAGTGGAAGAACGACCTGGACACCAAGGTGCAGCTGCCGGATGGGTCGCCCATACCTTGTATATTGCTGGCGAATAAG tgCGACCAGCAGAAAGAAGGCATCGTGAACTCTCCTGCAAAGATGGACGAGTACTGTCGCGAACGTGGCTTTGCGGGCTGGTTCGAGACATCAGCTAAGGAAAACATTAACATCGAGGAGGCGGCAAGGTCGCTAGTCAACAAG ATCCTTCTCAACGACAAACTCCTCCAAAGCAGCGACGCCAAGGACGGCGACAAGTTCGCGCTGGACCACAAGATCGCAAACGGCGAGAACAGCCGCGACGGCGGCGGCAAGTCCTGCGCGTGCTGA
- the LOC133518781 gene encoding ras-related protein Rab-32 isoform X8, which translates to MFRSHASPSAERREHLYKILVIGELGTGKTSIIKRYVHQFFSQHYRATIGVDFALKVLNWDANTVIRLQLWDIAGQERFGNMTRVYYKEAVGAFIVFDVSRVATFDAVVKWKNDLDTKVQLPDGSPIPCILLANKCDQQKEGIVNSPAKMDEYCRERGFAGWFETSAKENINIEEAARSLVNKILLNDKLLQSSDAKDGDKFALDHKIANGENSRDGGGKSCAC; encoded by the exons TCCCACGCCTCACCCAGCGCGGAGCGACGCGAGCATCTATACAAGATCCTAGTCATCGGAGAGCTAGGCACAGGGAAGACATCCATCATCAAACGATACGTCCATCAATTCTTTAGTCAACACTACCGTGCTACCATTGGAGTTGACTTCGCGTTAAAAGTCCTGAATTGGGACGCTAATACAGTCATAAGGCTACAGCTATGGGATATTGCAG GGCAGGAACGTTTCGGCAACATGACGAGAGTGTACTACAAGGAGGCGGTCGGCGCGTTCATAGTGTTCGATGTATCGCGGGTGGCGACCTTTGACGCGGTTGTCAAGTGGAAGAACGACCTGGACACCAAGGTGCAGCTGCCGGATGGGTCGCCCATACCTTGTATATTGCTGGCGAATAAG tgCGACCAGCAGAAAGAAGGCATCGTGAACTCTCCTGCAAAGATGGACGAGTACTGTCGCGAACGTGGCTTTGCGGGCTGGTTCGAGACATCAGCTAAGGAAAACATTAACATCGAGGAGGCGGCAAGGTCGCTAGTCAACAAG ATCCTTCTCAACGACAAACTCCTCCAAAGCAGCGACGCCAAGGACGGCGACAAGTTCGCGCTGGACCACAAGATCGCAAACGGCGAGAACAGCCGCGACGGCGGCGGCAAGTCCTGCGCGTGCTGA